The Stappia sp. genome window below encodes:
- a CDS encoding electron transfer flavoprotein-ubiquinone oxidoreductase, with translation MSEADALPERESMDFDVVIVGAGPAGLSAAIRLKQMANEAGEELSVVVLEKGSEVGAHILSGAVVDPIGVDKLLPGWREEADTPFKTPVTADHFLVLGPAGSIRLPNLFMPRLMNNHGNYIVSLGNVCRWLAEKAEALGVEVYPGFAAAEVLYDDAGRVVGVATGDMGVGRDGKPNANFTRGMELRGKYVLIGEGVRGSLAKELIAKFDLDADSDVPKFGIGIKELWQVNPSKHRPGLVQHSFGWPLDNKTGGGSFLYHLEDNQVAVGFVLHLNYKNPYLSPFDEFQRFKTHPAIRETFEGGKRISYGARAITEGGFQSVPKLSFPGGLLIGCSAGFVNVPRIKGSHNAMLSGMLAAEQVMDALKRGEANTELTGFDAAWRESEIGADLKKVRNVKPLWSRFGTVLGIALGGLDMWTNELFGVSFFGTMKHGKSDADSLEPADKHTPIAYPKPDGEVSFDKLSSVFLSNTNHEEDQPIHLKVADLDLQKASEHDVYAGPSNRYCPAGVYEWVEEGEDAPRFQINAQNCVHCKTCDIKDPNGNITWTVPEGAGGPNYPNM, from the coding sequence ATGAGCGAGGCGGACGCGCTTCCGGAACGCGAGAGCATGGATTTCGACGTGGTCATCGTCGGGGCGGGCCCCGCGGGACTGTCGGCCGCGATCCGGCTGAAGCAGATGGCCAATGAGGCCGGCGAGGAGTTGTCCGTCGTCGTGCTGGAAAAGGGGTCGGAAGTCGGCGCGCATATTCTGTCGGGCGCGGTGGTCGATCCGATCGGCGTCGACAAGCTGCTGCCGGGCTGGCGCGAGGAGGCGGACACGCCCTTCAAGACGCCGGTGACCGCCGACCATTTCCTGGTGCTGGGGCCGGCCGGCTCGATCCGCCTGCCCAATCTGTTCATGCCCAGGCTCATGAACAACCACGGCAATTACATCGTCTCTCTCGGCAACGTGTGCCGCTGGCTGGCGGAAAAGGCGGAGGCGCTCGGCGTCGAGGTCTATCCGGGCTTCGCGGCCGCCGAAGTGCTCTATGACGACGCGGGCCGCGTGGTCGGCGTCGCCACCGGCGACATGGGCGTGGGCCGCGACGGCAAGCCCAACGCGAATTTCACCCGCGGCATGGAGCTGCGCGGCAAATACGTGCTGATCGGCGAAGGCGTGCGCGGGTCGCTCGCCAAGGAGCTGATCGCGAAATTCGATCTCGACGCCGACAGCGACGTGCCGAAATTCGGCATCGGCATCAAGGAGCTGTGGCAGGTCAATCCGTCCAAGCACCGGCCCGGCCTGGTCCAGCACTCCTTCGGCTGGCCGCTCGACAACAAGACCGGCGGCGGCTCGTTCCTCTACCACCTGGAGGACAATCAGGTCGCGGTCGGCTTCGTGCTGCACCTCAACTACAAGAACCCCTATCTCTCGCCCTTCGACGAATTCCAGCGGTTCAAGACGCATCCGGCGATCCGCGAGACCTTCGAGGGCGGCAAGCGCATCTCCTACGGCGCGCGCGCCATCACCGAGGGCGGCTTCCAGTCCGTGCCGAAGCTCTCCTTCCCCGGCGGCCTGCTGATCGGCTGCTCGGCCGGCTTCGTCAACGTGCCGCGCATCAAGGGCTCGCACAACGCGATGCTGTCGGGCATGCTCGCCGCCGAACAGGTCATGGACGCGCTCAAGCGCGGCGAGGCGAACACCGAGCTCACCGGCTTCGACGCCGCCTGGCGCGAGAGCGAGATCGGCGCGGACCTGAAGAAGGTGCGCAACGTCAAGCCGTTGTGGTCGCGCTTCGGCACCGTGCTCGGCATCGCGCTCGGCGGGCTCGACATGTGGACCAACGAGCTTTTCGGGGTGTCCTTCTTCGGCACGATGAAGCACGGCAAGAGCGACGCGGACAGCCTGGAGCCGGCGGACAAGCACACGCCCATCGCCTATCCCAAGCCGGACGGCGAGGTCTCCTTCGACAAGCTGTCCTCGGTGTTCCTGTCGAACACCAACCACGAGGAGGATCAGCCGATCCACCTCAAGGTGGCGGATCTCGACCTGCAGAAGGCGTCGGAACACGACGTCTATGCAGGCCCCTCCAACCGCTACTGCCCGGCCGGCGTCTACGAATGGGTCGAGGAAGGCGAGGATGCCCCGCGCTTCCAGATCAACGCGCAGAACTGCGTGCACTGCAAGACCTGCGACATCAAGGACCCGAACGGCAACATCACCTGGACGGTGCCGGAAGGCGCCGGCGGTCCGAACTACCCGAACATGTGA